The genomic segment GCTGAAGTTCGTCCTGTATACGCTCTTGGGCAGTGTCTTCATGCTGGTCGGCATCGCGTTACTGGATATCAATTATCATCAGTGGGCATTGCTGCATTACACGGAGCAGACTTATTCGTTTGATCTGCTGGATCTCCTGAGGGTGCCGATTCCGGTCTCTCAGCAACTCGTCATCTTTTGGTTGATGTTCCTCGGCTTTGCGTTTAAAGCGCCAGTGTTTCCCTTTCACACTTGGCTGCCTGATGCGCTCTTGGAGGGGCCGATTGGAATGGCTGTCGTCTTGGCGGGTTTGAAACTGGGCACGTTCGGTTTCATTCGCTTCAGCATTCCGCTGCTCCCGGATGCATCAAAAAGCGAGACGGTCGTCATGGTTGTGGTCGGACTTGGGCTCTGCGCGATTCTTTATGGCGCGTGGATGGCTTTGGTCCAAGCCGATTTTCGACGCTTGCTGGCCTACAGTAGCGTCAGTCATCTTGGCTTTGTTGTCGTTGGGTTGTTTGCCTTGAATTATCAAGGTCTGCAAGGCAGCTTGCTCACAATGATCAATCTTGGATTCAGCACGGCGGGGCTCTTCTTTATCGCCGGATTCCTCTACTCTCGGCAACAGACGACAGAGTTATCGGCGTTCGGCGGGATGGCGAAGCAAGTGCCTCTGTTAGCGACCTTCTTTCTCATTATCGGGCTGGCGTCGATCGGACTTCCTGGCACCAACGGCTTTGTCGGCGAGTTCCTAATCTTGTTGGGGGCGTTCAAGGCCAAATGGTGGTTCGGTGCTGTCGCCGTTTTGGGGGTCATTTTTGGCGCCGCCTATTTTCTGTGGTACTACGAACGGTCGATGCTTGGACCGTTGGGTGCTGCGGTGAAGGGGACCATGAACGATCTGCAACCGCGCGAGAAGATCATTGCGGTGTCACTGTCCGTCATGATTCTTTGGATCGGTCTGTATCCGTCACCGTTCCTGCGAATCATGAATGGATCGATCCAAGCACTTGTTGATCGAGTCCAACAGGAGACGAAGGTGTCACTACAGGATAACCGAACTGGAAGAGGGTATTAGGTCACAAGATGGGAGAATACGCACTGCTCTATATCCTCTTTGCGCCGTTCGCAGGCGCCCTGGCATTGATTTTTATTTCTAATCGCCAACCTCTGCTGGTTCGAAGCGTCGCGGCGGGTGCGGCGTTTGTGTCGCTGCTTGCATCGCTCTATCTCTTTTATGCGTATGATCCGGTGAAAGGTGGGTTCCAGTTCGTCCAGAAATATGAGTGGTCGAAACAGCTTGGTATTTCACTCCACCTTGGGGTGGATGGGATTGGCACGCCTCTCGTGCTGGCCTCATCGATTTTGCTGTTTGCCGGCATCTTCGTGTCGTGGCATGTCAAGGACCGCGCGAAAGAGTTTTACATCTGGCTCCTTATCTTGGCCGCGGCCACGATCGGTGTGTTTATGTCTCTCGACCTATTCTTCCTCTATTTCTTCTACGAGATGTCCGTCATTCCGATGTATTTGTTGTTGGGGATGTGGGGAAGCCACACGAAGAAGTATTTGGAGATGACCGATTCTGAAGGTCTGAAGCTGCGGGACTCAGTTGGGTTTATCCTCAACTTTGGCTCCAACAGTAAAGAATATGCGGCGATGAAACTGGTGCTCTTTCTATCGGCGTTCGCCGTTGCCGCGCTGATGGGGATCTTACTCATCTACAAATACTCTGGCCTGAACACCTTCGACATTCTGGTGCTCCGTGAACAGGCTCATCTCATGAATATTCCGGTGCTCGGCACGACCTTGGACAAAATCATCTGGGTGTTGGTGTTTTTCGGTTTTGCCTCGATCGCTCCACTATGGCCGTTGCACTCGTGGTCTCCGGTCGGCCATGCGGCTGCGCCGGCTGCAACCAGCATGCTTCATGCGGGCGTGTTGATGAAGCTCGGGCATTTTTCCATTATTCGGGTGGCCTTCGAAATTCTCCCTGAAACGACCAGAGAACTGATGCCGATCGCCGCGGTCCTGTGCATGTTCAGCATTGTGTATGGCGGTTTGGTTGCGTTTTACGCCAAAGACACCAAATACGTGATCGGCTATTCCAGTTCCAGTCACATGGGCTATATATTCTTAGGCATGGCCGCGTTGAATTACATCAGTTTGAGTGGGGCCGTGATCTATATGTTTGCTCATGCGATGGCAACCGGCATGCTCTTCGCGATGGCTGGCTGGGTCTATGACCAAACACATACGAGGGATATCCAGTCGTTAGGTGGTCTGTCCAACAAGATGCCGTTCATCTCGGTGTGTTTTGTCGTAGGCTGTATGGCATCAATTGGGATGCCGGGCACGGTCAACTTTATTGCAGAAATCATGATCATTGTCGGAAGTTGGGAGAAATACCCGCTCCAAGTCATCGTGGCCATACTAGGGATTGTGTTGACCTTGGCCTACCTGTTCAAAATGATGCGAGGGCTTTTCTACGGTCCCATGAACCAAAAGTACAGTCATGCGCACGATGCGATCTCTGCGGTCGATCGTCTCCCTTTGTTGATCATGATCTCGATCAGTATTGGGTTCGGAATTTTCCCCATGCATTTGTATGATGTCGTTCGGTCCGGAGTCGATCCGTTAGTGGCGAGGATTACGCGCGTGGTTCCAGTTGCCCAAACCCATGAAGGGTCAGGGGTACGGAGTGAGGTGATAATCCCAGGAACAACTTCCACGGTTCCGGTCGTGGCCAGCAAGCTCCTACCGCTTCCGTCTCAGGTCTCGCGAGGAGAAGGCGAATGACGTTCTCGCTGAATTTGGCCTTCTCTGATCTTCTACTGTTATTGCCGGAGATCTTGTTAACCTGCTGGCTCTGCGTGGTTCTCATCGTTGATTTTTCCTTTCCGCGTGTACCTAAAGAGCGACTGGCCTATCTCAGTATCGCAGGTCTTGTCGTGACGCTTGGCTGTTTGGCATGGTTTGACATGAATCATGTTTCCGGCACGCTTTTCGGCAACATGTTTGTGCTGGATCGCATGGCGATCTTTTTCAAAATCGTTATCCTCGGAGCCACGATACTCGTCATCCTGGCGTCGATTGAGTACGTCAATCGCTTCACGCTTTTCCGGGGGGAATATTATTGCCTCGTCGTCATGTCGGCACTGGGCATGATGTTCATGGTGTCCGCCAATGATCTGCTGTCCGTCTTCGTCAGCCTGGAGTTTGCAACGCTTGGGTTCTACGTTCTGGTCTCGTATCTACGTGATGATTTGGCTTCGAACGAAGGAGGGCTCAAGTTTTTTATCCTAGGCGTCCTTGCCGCTGGCTTACTCGCCTACGGGATCAGCCTTGTCTACGGTGAAACCGGCAAGCTCGTGTTTTCGGACATGGCATCTGCCCAGCCAACGCCAGGCTTGATCATTGGGTTTCTGCTGATCTTTACTGCCCTGGGATTTAAGGTCGGTGCCGTTCCATTCCACTCGTGGATTCCCGATACCTACCATGGAGCTCCGACTCCCGTCACAACATTTTTGTCGATTGCTCCAAAGGCCGCAGCCTTTGCGATCTTGCTCCGCATTTTCCTGGTCGCCTTGGGAACATTTAAGCCGTTATGGGTGGTTCTCTTAGTGGCTGTGTCCATCCTCTCGATGACCTATGCCAATATTGTGGCAATTGCTCAACGTAATATTAAGCGACTGCTGGCGTATTCAGGTATCGCCCAAGTAGGGAATGTACTGATCGGTCTTGCAGCAGGCACCAAAATGGGAAACGATGCCATTTTGTTTTATCTTCTCGCGTACCTGTTTGCGAATATCGGGGCCTTTGCCGTCGTGATTGCGGTCAGCCAAGCGATTGGAACAGATGAGATTGAGGATTACCGAGGCCTCGGTAGACGGTCGCCGTTTCTGGCGTTCGCGATGTTGCTATTTCTCCTGTCCCTCGCCGGGGTGCCACCTCTCGCCGGGTTTATCGGCAAGCTCTATATTTTCGTGGCGGCTATCAAAGAAGGCCTCTATACATTGATCGCGGTCGGTCTGATCAATATCGTGATCTCCATGTACTATTACCTCATCGTCGTGAAACAGATGTATATCAATGAGCCGATCGATCCTTCTCCGATCGCGATTTCTGGTCCGATGAAGACGGTGATCTATGTCGGGCTAGCCGGAACGTTGGTGATCGGCATTTACCCGCAACCCTTCACCGACTGGGTCGTCTCCGCGACTCTTATGTTTGCCAATTTTGTCGGTCCTTCTGTGACGATCATTCCTCCTGGCGCTTCGCTGGGCGGGTAGTTTCTGCTTCCGCCTTACAAGAGTTCTGCTACAATTACCAGTGAGAGACGCGTTCACTGTCTGGCTTCTGTCCCATCGCCGAAGTCTCGTGATACAAGTCATCCTGATCGATGGAATCAGCTTCCAACCATCATTCACAGGCTCCTTCCTTAGCGACTGAGGCACCCGCGCCTTCATCCTCCGTTCCTGCCGGCTCATCCAGTCTGTACCGTGCTGCTATCGCGTGGTTTTACCGACTCACCATTGAGCAGCGGGTGTTAGCTGGCTTTAGCCTGGTGTTCGTGGGGATTCTTATCGTGAGCGCCGTATCCTATGGCAATATGAAGATCCTACTTGCGAACAGGGGATTGGATGGCCGCAGTCAGGAGCTCATCCAGGTCCTAAACAATATCGATGTGGCGATGAGTGAAGCAGAAGATACACACCGTCGTTATCTGGTGACGGGAGAGGCGTCGTATCTGGAAGCGTATAAGCAGGTTGTGAAGCAGAAGCCGACATTCACCACGTATCTTAATGACTTGATCCGTGAATCACCGGAGCAGCAACAACGGGCAGGACTTCTCGATCGGATGATGGACCGGCAACTGAACGCTGAATCAAAAGCTATCGCCCAGTTTCAGGAGGGTGGCTTCCGAGCCGTTAAGAAAATGGCCTTTGAAGGGGCCGGAAAACATGAGCTTAGCGTGATTCACAAAATTATTGGGGAAATGGATGTGTATGAGCGACAGGCAGTAAGTCGGCGTATCGTGGAATCATCCGCCGGGACCAAAGCTACCATCGTACTCCTGGGCATCGGTGCATTGCTGCAGCTGGTTCTGCTGGCATGGGTCCACTATCTCATTCGTCATGACCTCACGGAACGGCGACGTGTGGCCGGGGAACTCCAACGGCGAGGAGAGCTCTTGGAGGCTGCAAACAAGGAGTTGGAGGCGTTCAGCTATTCCGTTTCCCACGACCTCCGAGCTCCGCTGCGACACATTGACGGCTATGCCGCACTCTTACGGAAAGCGGTTGAGCAGTCTCTCAACGACAAGGCTGCTCGCTATTTGCAGACGATCTCCGACTCTGCCAAACAGATGGGACAGCTGATCGACGACTTGTTGGTGTTCTCTCGTATGGGTCGGCAAGAAATGCTTGATACCGCTGTCAATCTGGATCAGTTGATCAAGAGCATCCTTTCCGATCTCCGCGTGGACTTGCAAGGACGGGAGATATCATGGACAATCGCTCTACTGCCTGAAGTACAGGGTGATCCGGCCATGCTCCGACAAGTCTTTATGAACTTGATCGCAAACGCTGTGAAGTTCACGAGCACCAGGCCGATGGCGACGATTGAGATTGGTGCGGAGCGTCCCAGCTCTACCGAGATCGTTCTTTTCGTCCGTGACAATGGTGTGGGATTCGACATGCAGTACGCCTCCAAATTGTTTGGAGTATTTCAGAGACTGCACCGAGTCGATGAGTTTGAAGGAACCGGTATTGGGCTCGCCAACGTTCGTCGGATTATTCATCGCCATGGGGGACGGACCTGGGCCGAAGGTGTGCCTGATAAGGGAGCGACGTTCTACGTTCTGCTTCCGACAAGGAGGCATGACTCATGACTGCGGCCAAGCCGATTCTACTTGCCGAGGATAACCCGAGAGACGCCGAACTGGCCTTGGCTGCCATGGAGGCAGAGCATATCTCCGAGAAAGTCGTGCTGTGCCATGACGGCGCTGAAGTGTTGGACTACTTATATTGTCGCGGACAATTCAAGTCACGACTGAAAGGGAATCCAGCTGTTGTATTCCTTGACCTCAAAATGCCAAAAGTGAACGGCCTGGAGGTCTTGCGTACCATCAAGGCGGACGTCAATCTTCGTCCGATTCCTGTTGTGATGCTCACATCGTCGCGAGAAGAACGTGACCTAGCCGAGAGCTATGCCTTGGGGGCCAACGCCTACGTCGTCAAACCTGTGGAGTTTCACAAGTTCTTGTCCGCGGTCAAAGAGCTAGGAACTTTCTGGGGTGTCATTAATGAACCCCCTCCTGAAAATTGCCGTTCCACCCACTGACCTTACCATGACGACTGCGCTGAGAATCCTGCATCTAGAGGCGAACCCACAGGATGGAGATCGCATCGAGGCCCTGTTGTGTGAGGGAGGGCTGTCGTGTGCGCTGCGACGGGTAGAAACTCACCGCGCCTTTACTTCCGCTCTGAACGATGGCCAGGTGGACCTCATCTTGGCTGCGTTCTCCATTCATGGGTTTGATGAGGGAGGTGCTCTAGCGGTGGCTCAGCAGGCAGCTCCTGACGTGCCGTTTATCTTCATCTCGGCAGCAGATGCTGAGACGCGGTGTATCGAGCACATGCATCGTGGTGCGACGGATTGCATTTCCAAAGAAGGATTAGGTCGACTGGTCCCATCGGTGCGCCGTGTCCTGCGTGAGCGAGAAGCACGAGCGGCACGAACGCAAGCAGAGGATGCACTGGGACAAAGCGAGATGCAACTTCGTCAGCTCCAGAAACTCGAGGCCGTCGGCCGTTTGACGGGAGGTCTGGCACATGATTTCAACAACTTACTGATGGTTATCATGGGACAGAGTCAGGTGCTGCTCAGTGAAATGGGTTTGGATCACCCGCTGAGGCATAGGGTGGAAGAAATGCAGAAGGCGGGTGAGCGCGCGAGGGTGCTCATCCGGCAGTTGCTCAGCTTCAGCAGAAAGCAACTTTCCGGATCGAAAGTTCTGAGCTTGAACACCATGCTCAGTAACTGTGAGAGCATGCTTCGGAGGTTGATAGGAGCGGATATTCAACTGATGTTGAGGTTGAGTGTAGACGATCTCCGAATCAAGGCTGATCCTATTTTTGTCGAGCAGATTCTGATGAATCTGGTCGTCAACGCACGAGATGCGATGCCGACCGGCGGGAAGCTGATGATTGAGACTACATCGGTCGATCTCGACTACGCGCCGAAGTATCACGCCAATCCGATCGGACAAGGAGAGTATGTAAAGATATCGGTGTCTGACACAGGCTGCGGAATGTCTCCTGAGGTACAGACGCAGATCTTCAAGCCGTTTTTCACGACCAAGGAAGAAGGAAAAGGAACCGGACTTGGGCTATCGACCGTGTTCGGCATCGTGACCGAGAGTGGCGGAGGGTTGGATGTGATCAGCGAGATAGGAGAGGGGACGCGTTTTGAGGTCTACCTCCCGCGTGCGATTAGCGAGATTGAGGTGCCAGCAGAGGAGAACGTACCGGTGCAGTCGCTCGAGGGCCATGAAACCATTCTCCTTGTTGAGGATGAGGAGGAGGTTCGTGTACTGATCCGAGATGAGCTTCGGAAGTTCGGCTATCGCATCGTCGAAGCAAGAAACGGTATAGAGGCGTGTCTGGTGGCCACGCCGCATATTGGGAAGCTCAACCTATTGCTTACGGATATCGTGATGCCGAGGATGAGTGGGACTGAACTGGCGAGGCATCTTCGCGTGATTAAACCGGAATTGAAGCTGCTCTTCATATCGGGGTATACGGATGATGTTGGTATCGGGGCCGGCGACCCGGCGAGTGCCTTTCTACAGAAGCCGTTTACACCGGAAGCATTGGCAAGTTCCGTACGTGAGTTGTTGGATATGAAGCTGACAACGCGGACAAGGGGCGATCAGCAGCCTGAGGCGAGTGAACAGTCCCAGAGCGTCACTCGCTCCTGAACTATGAGCTGTTGTGACCTGCCTCCTTGCTCCAACTGGATGTCCGTAGGGGCCGTCATGAACAGATCCTGGTGGTGTGAAGGAACCCAGCATGCCGTGCGCATCCTCTTCCTGAGCGTTGTTCTACTGCCAAACTTGTGTCCAGCTCAAGATATTTTGTGGGAGCGCCTATCTGACGGTCTCATGGTGTCGGTGTGGAAGCCAGGCGATGTGTGTCCTACTGTGCCGACCATGCTAGTTGTTGACATGGATCCGGAACGTACAAAGTTCTCCGTTCATCATTACGCCCAAGAAGCGCTTTCAGAGCCGCCCAGGATCGACGAATGGCAGAAACGAACGGGCCATCATGTGCTATTCAATGCCGGGTTGTTCCGGGAAAACTTTGCGTATCTCGGTCTTCTCTATAAGGACGGGCGCCCGTTAGGAAGCCGGCGCCACACCTCATGGCAGGGATTGTTTGTTGCAGAACCGATCGCCTTGGGGTTGAAGAAGGCGCGGATTCTTGATCTGACCGCAGAGCGTTTCGATGAAGAACAACCGGGCTACCGTGAAGCAGCACAGGCGTTAATGCTGTTGGATCTGACCGGCAAGATCCGTGTCCGCGAGGGTGGGAAACATGCCTATCAGACGATTGTCGCGGAGACGAAAGCCGGACACATTCTTCTCTTGAAGAGCCTTGGAGCCGTTCGCTTATACGATATCGCTCAGTGTTTCAAAGATGCGCTTCCCGCTGTGCGTCAAGCGATGGCAATGGATGGTGGGTCGTCCTCAGACGTCAGAATTTTAGGATCATTGTGGGAAAAAGACTTCCTGGTACCAGATCATGC from the Nitrospira sp. genome contains:
- a CDS encoding NADH-quinone oxidoreductase subunit M, with the translated sequence MLEELTAGFPILSCILFLPVAGAVVLWLFDEEDMVRTSALTIALVELALSVFVLLRFVPESAAMQFTERVPWIPALGISYHLAVDGISVLFVGLTAFLTVLVVVYSWDTIRHQVKLYMMCLLALETTTMGVFVSLDLILFFVFWELMLIPSYFLIKLWGGGAERHYAALKFVLYTLLGSVFMLVGIALLDINYHQWALLHYTEQTYSFDLLDLLRVPIPVSQQLVIFWLMFLGFAFKAPVFPFHTWLPDALLEGPIGMAVVLAGLKLGTFGFIRFSIPLLPDASKSETVVMVVVGLGLCAILYGAWMALVQADFRRLLAYSSVSHLGFVVVGLFALNYQGLQGSLLTMINLGFSTAGLFFIAGFLYSRQQTTELSAFGGMAKQVPLLATFFLIIGLASIGLPGTNGFVGEFLILLGAFKAKWWFGAVAVLGVIFGAAYFLWYYERSMLGPLGAAVKGTMNDLQPREKIIAVSLSVMILWIGLYPSPFLRIMNGSIQALVDRVQQETKVSLQDNRTGRGY
- a CDS encoding NADH-quinone oxidoreductase subunit M codes for the protein MGEYALLYILFAPFAGALALIFISNRQPLLVRSVAAGAAFVSLLASLYLFYAYDPVKGGFQFVQKYEWSKQLGISLHLGVDGIGTPLVLASSILLFAGIFVSWHVKDRAKEFYIWLLILAAATIGVFMSLDLFFLYFFYEMSVIPMYLLLGMWGSHTKKYLEMTDSEGLKLRDSVGFILNFGSNSKEYAAMKLVLFLSAFAVAALMGILLIYKYSGLNTFDILVLREQAHLMNIPVLGTTLDKIIWVLVFFGFASIAPLWPLHSWSPVGHAAAPAATSMLHAGVLMKLGHFSIIRVAFEILPETTRELMPIAAVLCMFSIVYGGLVAFYAKDTKYVIGYSSSSHMGYIFLGMAALNYISLSGAVIYMFAHAMATGMLFAMAGWVYDQTHTRDIQSLGGLSNKMPFISVCFVVGCMASIGMPGTVNFIAEIMIIVGSWEKYPLQVIVAILGIVLTLAYLFKMMRGLFYGPMNQKYSHAHDAISAVDRLPLLIMISISIGFGIFPMHLYDVVRSGVDPLVARITRVVPVAQTHEGSGVRSEVIIPGTTSTVPVVASKLLPLPSQVSRGEGE
- a CDS encoding NADH-quinone oxidoreductase subunit N codes for the protein MTFSLNLAFSDLLLLLPEILLTCWLCVVLIVDFSFPRVPKERLAYLSIAGLVVTLGCLAWFDMNHVSGTLFGNMFVLDRMAIFFKIVILGATILVILASIEYVNRFTLFRGEYYCLVVMSALGMMFMVSANDLLSVFVSLEFATLGFYVLVSYLRDDLASNEGGLKFFILGVLAAGLLAYGISLVYGETGKLVFSDMASAQPTPGLIIGFLLIFTALGFKVGAVPFHSWIPDTYHGAPTPVTTFLSIAPKAAAFAILLRIFLVALGTFKPLWVVLLVAVSILSMTYANIVAIAQRNIKRLLAYSGIAQVGNVLIGLAAGTKMGNDAILFYLLAYLFANIGAFAVVIAVSQAIGTDEIEDYRGLGRRSPFLAFAMLLFLLSLAGVPPLAGFIGKLYIFVAAIKEGLYTLIAVGLINIVISMYYYLIVVKQMYINEPIDPSPIAISGPMKTVIYVGLAGTLVIGIYPQPFTDWVVSATLMFANFVGPSVTIIPPGASLGG
- a CDS encoding response regulator; the encoded protein is MTAAKPILLAEDNPRDAELALAAMEAEHISEKVVLCHDGAEVLDYLYCRGQFKSRLKGNPAVVFLDLKMPKVNGLEVLRTIKADVNLRPIPVVMLTSSREERDLAESYALGANAYVVKPVEFHKFLSAVKELGTFWGVINEPPPENCRSTH
- a CDS encoding response regulator encodes the protein MNPLLKIAVPPTDLTMTTALRILHLEANPQDGDRIEALLCEGGLSCALRRVETHRAFTSALNDGQVDLILAAFSIHGFDEGGALAVAQQAAPDVPFIFISAADAETRCIEHMHRGATDCISKEGLGRLVPSVRRVLREREARAARTQAEDALGQSEMQLRQLQKLEAVGRLTGGLAHDFNNLLMVIMGQSQVLLSEMGLDHPLRHRVEEMQKAGERARVLIRQLLSFSRKQLSGSKVLSLNTMLSNCESMLRRLIGADIQLMLRLSVDDLRIKADPIFVEQILMNLVVNARDAMPTGGKLMIETTSVDLDYAPKYHANPIGQGEYVKISVSDTGCGMSPEVQTQIFKPFFTTKEEGKGTGLGLSTVFGIVTESGGGLDVISEIGEGTRFEVYLPRAISEIEVPAEENVPVQSLEGHETILLVEDEEEVRVLIRDELRKFGYRIVEARNGIEACLVATPHIGKLNLLLTDIVMPRMSGTELARHLRVIKPELKLLFISGYTDDVGIGAGDPASAFLQKPFTPEALASSVRELLDMKLTTRTRGDQQPEASEQSQSVTRS